From the Accumulibacter sp. genome, one window contains:
- a CDS encoding DNA topoisomerase III, translating into MSKKLIIAEKPSVAADIARALGGFVRHEDYFESDDYVLSSAIGHLLELACPAEYEVKRGKWSFAHLPVIPPHFALQPIAKTEARLKLLLRLIKRKDVVTLVNACDAGREGELIFNYISQHAGSGKAIERLWLQSMTPQAIREGFTRLRQGSEMHGLAQAAVCRSESDWLVGINGTRAMTAFNSKTGGFHLTTVGRVQTPTLALIVDREDRIRKFRPRAFWELEGSFACAAGEYRGKWFDEKFQGKDDDEHARADRLWDEERATVLQRKCLGKPGSVGEESKASSQVSPLLYDLTSLQREANSRFGFSAKATLGLAQALYEKHKVLTYPRTDSRALPEDYRPTVTSTLAMLAGDAGSKAHAEGLLARYAPFAQTILERHWVQPNKRIFNDAKVADHFAIIPTLQAPKHLSEPESKLYDMVVKRFLAVFHPAAEYQITTRITRVEGEPFKSEGRVLVNAGWLAVYGREAQEGEEGNLVAVAPGEMVRTSDVVIAGHQTRPPARYSEATLLTAMEGAGKTMDDEDLRAAMAGRGLGTPATRAQIIENLLAEQYLLREGRELLPTAKAFSLMTLLNGLGIPELTAPELTGEWEWKLARMERGEMTRVDFMREIAEMTRRIVDRAKSYDSDSVPGDFGELAAPCPKCGGVIKETYKKFQCQACDFSLWKIVAGRQFEALEIDELLEQRRIGPLTGFRNKLGRPFSAIILLNDENAPVFDFGQGSTNDDGSAEEPDFSESEALGACPKCGARVFRHGVAYVCEKSVTAGRICDFRSGTVILQQPIEPEQMRRLLADGRSELLRGFVSARTRRKFSAYLVRTTDGKVGFEFEKREAKPTAARARGAAGKTAATTAVATAETPPARRRKSVG; encoded by the coding sequence ATGAGCAAGAAACTGATCATTGCCGAGAAGCCGTCCGTCGCCGCTGACATCGCGCGCGCTCTGGGCGGTTTCGTTCGCCATGAAGACTATTTCGAGAGTGACGATTACGTTCTTTCTTCGGCCATCGGCCATCTGCTTGAACTGGCCTGCCCCGCCGAGTATGAGGTCAAGAGGGGCAAGTGGTCCTTTGCTCACCTGCCGGTGATTCCCCCGCATTTCGCGCTGCAGCCGATCGCCAAGACGGAAGCCCGCCTCAAGTTGCTGCTGCGTCTCATCAAACGCAAGGATGTGGTCACACTGGTCAACGCCTGCGACGCTGGTCGTGAAGGCGAGTTGATCTTCAACTACATCAGCCAGCACGCTGGCAGCGGCAAGGCCATTGAGCGGCTATGGTTGCAGTCGATGACGCCACAGGCGATCCGGGAGGGTTTTACCCGACTCCGCCAGGGCAGCGAGATGCACGGGCTGGCGCAGGCAGCGGTCTGTCGTTCGGAGTCCGACTGGTTGGTCGGCATCAACGGCACACGGGCGATGACGGCGTTCAACTCGAAGACCGGCGGCTTCCACCTGACTACCGTCGGGCGCGTCCAGACTCCGACGCTCGCGCTGATCGTCGACCGCGAGGACCGCATCCGCAAGTTCAGGCCGCGCGCCTTCTGGGAGCTTGAGGGGAGCTTCGCCTGCGCAGCAGGGGAGTACCGGGGCAAGTGGTTCGACGAGAAGTTCCAGGGCAAGGACGACGATGAACACGCCCGTGCCGACCGGCTGTGGGACGAGGAGCGGGCAACGGTCCTGCAACGGAAGTGCCTTGGCAAGCCGGGCAGCGTCGGCGAGGAATCCAAGGCATCGAGCCAGGTCTCGCCCCTGCTCTATGACCTCACGAGCCTGCAGCGCGAGGCGAACAGCCGCTTCGGCTTCTCGGCCAAGGCTACCCTTGGGCTGGCGCAGGCACTGTATGAGAAACATAAGGTCCTCACCTACCCGCGCACCGACTCCCGCGCCTTGCCCGAGGACTACCGACCGACGGTGACCAGCACGCTGGCGATGCTCGCCGGTGATGCGGGCAGCAAGGCGCATGCCGAGGGGCTACTGGCGCGTTATGCCCCCTTTGCGCAGACGATCCTTGAACGTCACTGGGTGCAGCCCAACAAGAGGATTTTCAACGACGCCAAGGTCGCCGATCACTTCGCGATCATTCCAACGTTGCAGGCTCCAAAGCACCTGTCCGAGCCCGAGTCGAAGCTCTACGACATGGTCGTCAAGCGATTCCTTGCCGTCTTCCATCCGGCGGCGGAGTACCAGATCACTACCCGCATCACCCGTGTCGAGGGCGAGCCCTTCAAGAGCGAAGGCCGGGTTCTCGTCAATGCCGGCTGGCTGGCCGTCTATGGCCGCGAGGCGCAGGAAGGCGAAGAGGGCAACCTGGTAGCCGTCGCGCCAGGCGAGATGGTACGCACCAGCGACGTGGTTATCGCCGGGCATCAGACCCGCCCACCGGCCCGCTACTCCGAAGCCACGCTCCTGACGGCCATGGAGGGCGCTGGCAAGACCATGGACGACGAGGATCTGCGTGCGGCGATGGCTGGCCGCGGTCTGGGTACACCCGCCACCCGCGCCCAGATCATCGAGAACCTGTTGGCGGAACAGTATCTGCTGCGCGAAGGTCGCGAGCTACTCCCGACTGCCAAGGCCTTCTCCCTGATGACGCTGCTCAATGGACTCGGTATCCCCGAGCTGACCGCACCCGAGCTGACCGGTGAGTGGGAGTGGAAACTGGCACGAATGGAGCGTGGGGAAATGACGCGCGTCGACTTCATGCGCGAAATTGCCGAAATGACCCGGCGAATCGTCGACCGCGCCAAGAGCTACGACAGTGACAGCGTTCCCGGTGATTTCGGCGAGCTGGCGGCTCCCTGCCCCAAATGTGGCGGGGTCATCAAGGAGACGTACAAGAAGTTCCAGTGCCAGGCCTGTGACTTCTCGCTTTGGAAGATCGTCGCCGGGCGCCAGTTTGAAGCGCTCGAGATCGACGAGCTACTCGAGCAGCGGCGCATCGGCCCCTTGACCGGCTTTCGCAACAAGCTCGGCCGCCCGTTCAGCGCGATCATCCTGCTCAATGATGAGAATGCACCCGTTTTCGATTTCGGCCAGGGCAGCACCAACGACGATGGCAGCGCCGAGGAGCCGGACTTCTCCGAAAGCGAAGCGCTCGGTGCCTGTCCCAAGTGTGGTGCTCGTGTCTTCCGGCACGGCGTGGCCTACGTCTGCGAGAAGTCCGTCACCGCAGGCCGAATCTGCGACTTCCGCTCGGGTACCGTCATCCTGCAGCAACCCATCGAACCCGAACAGATGCGCAGGCTTCTCGCAGACGGACGTTCCGAGCTCCTGCGAGGATTCGTATCTGCCCGCACCCGCCGCAAGTTTTCCGCCTATCTCGTCCGTACGACCGACGGCAAGGTCGGTTTCGAGTTCGAGAAGCGGGAAGCAAAGCCGACTGCAGCGAGGGCACGCGGTGCGGCCGGCAAGACTGCTGCAACGACAGCGGTCGCGACCGCCGAGACGCCGCCAGCACGACGCCGAAAGTCTGTCGGCTGA
- the def gene encoding peptide deformylase yields MSLLPILRFPDPRLKKVAAPVVAIDDGIRRLARDMAETMYEAPGIGLAATQVDVHLRLIVVDASETRDQLLVLINPEVQAQDGSQKCEEGCLSVPGIYERVERAEHVVVRYRDLDGREQIVEASGLLAVCLQHEIDHLQGRVFVEHLSQLKQLRIRSKLAKQARITA; encoded by the coding sequence ATGTCTTTGCTGCCGATACTTCGTTTCCCCGACCCACGTCTGAAAAAGGTTGCCGCGCCGGTGGTGGCCATCGATGACGGCATACGCCGGCTGGCGCGCGACATGGCCGAGACAATGTACGAGGCGCCGGGGATCGGTCTGGCGGCGACACAGGTCGACGTGCACCTGCGTTTGATTGTCGTCGATGCATCCGAAACCCGCGACCAGTTGCTCGTGCTCATCAATCCGGAAGTCCAGGCGCAGGATGGATCTCAGAAGTGCGAGGAGGGCTGTCTGTCGGTACCGGGCATCTACGAACGGGTCGAAAGGGCCGAGCATGTGGTGGTGCGCTATCGTGACCTCGACGGGCGGGAACAGATCGTCGAGGCCAGCGGCTTGCTGGCGGTCTGCCTGCAGCATGAAATCGACCACCTCCAGGGGCGGGTATTCGTCGAGCACTTGTCACAACTGAAGCAGTTGCGCATCCGTAGCAAGCTGGCCAAGCAGGCACGGATCACTGCATGA
- the fmt gene encoding methionyl-tRNA formyltransferase, whose product MRLGFAGTPEFAAVALRAVLAAGHAVELVLTQPDRAAGRGLAQRPSPVKRLAQVAGLRLLQPPTLRDAVVQQEIRCRELEVLVVAAYGLILPQAILDLPLRGCINIHASLLPRWRGAAPIQRAILAGDRETGISIMQMDAGLDSGPVLLSAVQDIRDDDTAASLHDRLAEMGAGLVLEVLDRLPFAGCEQPAEGITYAAKIDKAETVLDWRQPAAQLARQVRAFNPLPVARCMLGGNVLKVWAATPLAASGSPGLILAAGRDGLLIACGEGALRIEEVQQAGGRRMSAADFLNGTAVRVGSRCTLVAP is encoded by the coding sequence ATGAGGCTGGGCTTCGCCGGGACGCCCGAGTTCGCAGCCGTTGCCCTGCGGGCCGTGCTGGCAGCCGGCCACGCGGTCGAGCTGGTGCTGACGCAGCCCGATCGTGCCGCAGGCCGTGGTCTGGCCCAGCGTCCGTCGCCGGTGAAGCGGTTGGCCCAAGTCGCGGGACTCAGGCTCCTGCAACCACCGACACTGCGTGACGCGGTCGTCCAGCAAGAGATTCGTTGCCGCGAGTTGGAGGTCCTGGTCGTCGCCGCTTACGGTCTGATCCTGCCGCAGGCCATTCTCGACCTGCCGCTGCGGGGCTGCATCAACATCCACGCCTCGCTGCTGCCACGCTGGCGGGGCGCGGCACCGATCCAGCGCGCCATTCTGGCGGGAGATCGGGAGACCGGCATCAGCATCATGCAGATGGACGCCGGGCTGGACAGCGGTCCGGTGTTGTTGTCGGCGGTGCAGGACATTCGTGACGATGACACCGCCGCTTCGCTACACGACCGGCTGGCCGAGATGGGTGCCGGCCTCGTGCTCGAGGTGCTCGATCGACTGCCGTTCGCCGGCTGCGAGCAGCCGGCGGAAGGGATTACTTACGCTGCCAAGATCGACAAGGCTGAGACTGTGCTCGACTGGCGCCAGCCTGCCGCGCAGCTCGCACGGCAGGTGCGAGCGTTCAATCCGCTGCCGGTGGCCCGTTGCATGCTGGGGGGCAACGTGCTCAAGGTCTGGGCGGCAACTCCGCTGGCTGCGAGCGGCTCTCCCGGCCTGATCCTCGCAGCTGGCCGGGACGGCCTGCTGATTGCCTGTGGAGAAGGAGCCCTGCGCATCGAAGAAGTGCAGCAGGCAGGGGGTCGGCGCATGTCGGCAGCAGATTTCCTCAACGGCACAGCGGTGCGGGTTGGCTCCCGCTGCACCTTGGTGGCGCCCTGA
- a CDS encoding LysM peptidoglycan-binding domain-containing protein, protein MIRFLFAFILATLGGMSGAAGQGLELASGAPERHIVVPGDTLWGIAGKFLKNPWEWPLIWRMNRSEIRNPHRIYPGDVIVLERHADGTPWLRLQSAKLLPQIYAEGIDPGVPPIPPNEIRPFLSEPLIVDKDGLANAARIVALPPDRLFLGRGDRAYVADADPGQRGWQIYRQGKPLVDPESNEILGYQAYYLGTARQVEPGNPATFEILTSKEEIGRGDRLVPLVRPELVPYVPHKPDFAVDGRVISVYGGVDAAGRGSIVAINRGRADGMEIGHVLALERNRTVVERDEHDATVVIPIPPERVGLLFIFRTFQRISYGLVVQAIGTVEVNDFARVPQ, encoded by the coding sequence ATGATCCGCTTCCTGTTCGCCTTCATCCTGGCCACGCTTGGCGGAATGTCCGGCGCCGCCGGTCAAGGCCTCGAGCTGGCCAGCGGTGCTCCCGAAAGACATATCGTCGTCCCTGGAGACACGCTCTGGGGAATCGCCGGCAAGTTCCTCAAGAACCCGTGGGAATGGCCGCTGATCTGGCGCATGAACCGATCCGAGATCCGCAATCCGCACCGCATCTACCCGGGAGACGTCATCGTCCTCGAACGCCACGCCGACGGCACACCATGGCTGCGGCTGCAGAGTGCCAAGCTGCTGCCCCAGATTTACGCCGAGGGGATCGACCCGGGCGTACCGCCGATTCCGCCGAACGAGATCCGCCCTTTCCTTTCCGAGCCGCTGATCGTCGACAAGGACGGACTCGCGAACGCTGCACGCATCGTCGCCCTGCCGCCCGATCGCCTCTTCCTCGGCCGCGGCGATAGGGCCTATGTCGCCGATGCTGATCCCGGCCAGCGCGGATGGCAAATCTACCGCCAAGGCAAGCCCCTGGTCGATCCGGAAAGCAACGAGATCCTCGGCTACCAGGCTTACTATCTGGGCACCGCCCGCCAAGTCGAGCCCGGCAATCCGGCCACCTTCGAGATCTTGACGTCGAAGGAGGAGATCGGACGTGGCGACCGCCTGGTGCCGTTAGTACGTCCGGAGCTGGTTCCCTACGTCCCCCACAAGCCCGATTTTGCGGTCGACGGCCGAGTGATATCGGTCTATGGTGGTGTCGATGCTGCCGGCCGGGGATCGATCGTCGCCATCAACCGCGGCCGCGCCGACGGCATGGAGATCGGTCACGTGCTCGCTCTCGAGCGCAACCGCACGGTCGTCGAGCGCGACGAACACGACGCCACCGTCGTCATCCCGATACCGCCGGAGCGGGTCGGGCTGTTGTTCATCTTCCGCACATTTCAACGGATTTCCTACGGCCTCGTCGTTCAAGCCATCGGTACCGTCGAGGTCAACGACTTCGCCCGCGTGCCGCAGTAA
- a CDS encoding S1/P1 nuclease: MLRTSGKAILLLLLLGLAPTAAAWNAAGHRISAMIAWEKLDHACQAAVTTILRGHPDFGRWLARSKDGDPGRSAFVEASTWPDDIRRDQRFYTAGNEEPTPTLPGFPDMERRLDWHYVDRPLEGATVRKAPAGDIERQIERLARVVGNPHASPAERAYALPWLIHLVGDAHQPLHAASRYLPDGRSDQGGNTVRIVNPFNTRHPETTLHRYWDDLPGPPWLRDSRLAAAVSSLTSRHAPPPRETEAARLIDESWRLARDHAYPPSGQEVPTIGHDFHRQAVEIANRRVSEAGYRLADLLRTVLASREAPSGKASRQPDMRGVSRGTCVSGD, encoded by the coding sequence ATGCTGCGAACGTCAGGCAAAGCCATCCTGCTGCTCCTGCTGCTCGGCCTCGCGCCGACAGCAGCGGCGTGGAACGCCGCTGGCCATCGCATCAGCGCCATGATTGCCTGGGAGAAGCTCGACCACGCCTGCCAGGCCGCGGTGACGACGATCCTTCGCGGGCATCCCGATTTCGGCCGCTGGCTGGCACGCAGCAAGGACGGTGATCCTGGCCGAAGCGCTTTTGTCGAAGCTTCTACCTGGCCCGACGACATCCGCCGCGACCAGCGCTTCTATACCGCCGGTAACGAGGAACCGACGCCGACGTTGCCTGGCTTCCCGGACATGGAGCGACGGCTCGACTGGCATTACGTCGACCGGCCTCTCGAGGGCGCAACAGTCCGCAAGGCGCCAGCGGGTGACATCGAACGGCAGATCGAGAGGCTGGCCCGGGTGGTCGGCAACCCTCACGCCAGTCCGGCGGAGCGTGCCTACGCTTTGCCTTGGCTGATTCACCTGGTCGGAGACGCGCATCAGCCGTTGCACGCTGCCAGTCGCTACTTGCCTGACGGCAGAAGTGATCAGGGCGGCAACACGGTCCGCATCGTCAATCCGTTCAACACGCGCCACCCCGAGACGACACTGCACCGCTACTGGGACGATCTGCCAGGCCCGCCGTGGCTGCGCGACAGCCGTCTGGCAGCCGCGGTCAGCAGCCTCACGAGCCGCCATGCGCCACCGCCAAGGGAAACGGAGGCGGCGCGGTTGATCGACGAGAGCTGGCGCCTCGCGCGTGACCATGCGTACCCGCCAAGTGGCCAAGAGGTACCGACGATCGGTCACGACTTTCACCGGCAGGCGGTGGAGATCGCCAATCGCCGCGTCAGCGAGGCCGGCTACCGACTCGCCGATCTGTTGCGTACCGTGCTGGCAAGCCGCGAGGCTCCCAGCGGAAAGGCATCCAGGCAGCCGGACATGCGTGGTGTTTCACGTGGAACATGCGTCAGCGGAGACTGA
- the dprA gene encoding DNA-processing protein DprA: MGTRAAELLPWLRLTLTPGIGGETQRKLLRAFGPPEAIYSAGRSALAAVAGERAASLVLDQNDAERVEGALAWSTEPAQHLVCLADPEYPQSLLQTPDPPTLLYVLGRLELLNSPALAIVGSRNPTPQGLGNAERFAAALADAGLTIASGLALGIDGSAHRGALARSGNTVAFIGTGIDRVYPARNRELAREIGHRGAIISEFALGTPPAAANFPRRNRLIAGFSRGTLVIEATVDSGSLITARIAAEQGREVFAIPGSIHSPQSRGCHLLIKQGAKLVETVADVLDELRWSTTRENSATTTEAAADAPADTATDAGLLLQSVGFDPFSLDELLTRAGLTAECAAVVLLELELQGQIASMPGGRYQRLSAPSISGRS, encoded by the coding sequence ATGGGTACCCGGGCAGCCGAGCTGCTGCCGTGGCTACGCCTGACTCTGACCCCCGGAATTGGCGGCGAGACTCAGCGCAAGCTGCTGCGCGCCTTTGGTCCTCCGGAGGCGATCTACAGCGCCGGCCGCTCGGCGCTGGCGGCGGTGGCTGGCGAACGTGCCGCTAGCCTCGTGCTCGACCAGAACGATGCCGAACGAGTCGAGGGCGCCCTCGCATGGTCGACAGAGCCGGCACAGCACCTGGTATGTCTCGCCGATCCCGAATATCCGCAATCGCTTCTGCAGACCCCTGATCCACCCACCCTGCTGTATGTCCTCGGACGCCTTGAACTCCTCAATTCGCCAGCGCTGGCGATCGTCGGTAGCCGCAACCCGACGCCGCAGGGCCTCGGCAACGCCGAGCGCTTTGCCGCAGCGCTGGCCGATGCCGGTCTGACGATCGCCAGTGGTCTCGCCCTGGGTATCGATGGCAGCGCGCACCGGGGTGCGCTCGCGCGATCGGGAAACACCGTCGCTTTCATCGGGACCGGTATCGACCGTGTCTACCCCGCCCGCAATCGGGAGCTGGCGCGAGAGATCGGTCACCGCGGTGCGATCATCTCCGAGTTCGCCCTCGGGACACCACCAGCGGCGGCCAATTTCCCACGTCGCAATCGGCTGATCGCCGGCTTCTCGCGCGGCACACTGGTAATCGAAGCGACCGTCGACAGCGGCTCGCTGATCACCGCCCGCATCGCTGCGGAACAGGGGCGAGAGGTCTTCGCGATCCCGGGATCGATCCACTCGCCCCAATCGCGCGGCTGCCATCTGCTGATCAAGCAGGGAGCGAAGCTGGTGGAAACCGTCGCCGACGTCCTGGACGAGCTGCGCTGGAGCACGACGAGAGAGAACTCGGCAACGACCACAGAAGCAGCAGCGGACGCGCCTGCTGACACAGCCACCGACGCCGGCCTCCTCCTGCAGTCCGTCGGTTTCGATCCGTTCAGCCTTGACGAATTGCTCACACGAGCCGGCCTGACCGCTGAGTGTGCCGCTGTGGTCTTGCTCGAACTCGAGCTGCAGGGTCAGATCGCCAGCATGCCGGGCGGCCGCTACCAGAGGCTGTCGGCCCCATCGATCAGCGGCCGCTCTTAG